A genomic stretch from Microbacterium faecale includes:
- a CDS encoding nuclear transport factor 2 family protein, giving the protein MAEITAGELLDVEHAGWRALCASRGGTFYGELMLPDALFILVNGATMTRDDVAASLDGAPGWDSYELVEARLVPIADDVAALSYRATATRADLPEPFTALMSTVYHRVDGRIRLALYQQTTITH; this is encoded by the coding sequence ATGGCCGAGATTACGGCGGGCGAACTGCTCGACGTCGAGCATGCGGGCTGGCGCGCGCTGTGCGCTTCTCGGGGCGGCACCTTCTATGGCGAGCTCATGTTGCCGGACGCGCTGTTCATTCTTGTGAACGGAGCGACGATGACGCGTGACGATGTCGCCGCCAGCTTGGATGGCGCACCGGGATGGGACTCCTATGAGCTCGTCGAGGCGCGTCTCGTGCCGATCGCCGATGACGTCGCCGCACTCAGCTACCGCGCCACGGCGACCCGTGCGGATCTCCCGGAGCCGTTCACCGCGCTCATGTCCACCGTCTATCACCGCGTCGACGGGCGGATCCGCCTGGCGCTCTATCAGCAGACGACCATCACCCACTGA
- a CDS encoding aldehyde dehydrogenase family protein has translation MAQRSVTLGGIVDVPTGLFIDGQWEVAHDGATVANINPVDGQTLAEVSAAGSPDVDRAVEAARRQFDSGQWSSMSGADRAGLLQRLADLMDRDAEKLSTIQSFENGAPRLAGAMFDVPGSAATLRYFAGWADKLTGTVIPTPGFMGREMLSYTVRQPRGVMAAIVPWNTPLAASINKLAPALAAGCTVVLKPSEEAQLAVHYLGLLIQEAGIPDGTVNIVTGVGQVAGAALVAHPGVDHISFTGSPEIGKQIARTAADSLTHVTLELGGKSPQLVFADADIRRALQDTATGLFVNQGQICAAASRVLVHRDVYREFVDGLGAAAASMRVGDPNVSGNQLGPVISQRQLDRVLGYIHAGKEEGARLVAGGSRVGSKGFFVEPTIFADATNDMTIAREEIFGPVGTVIPFDDDEHALALANDSAYGLTATVWTSDISRAHSLAHRLRSGTVWINGWGAVNPALPWTGFNGSGTGTELGLRGLEEVTEEKVVSVML, from the coding sequence ATGGCGCAAAGAAGCGTAACTCTAGGGGGAATTGTCGACGTCCCGACGGGCCTCTTCATCGACGGGCAGTGGGAAGTGGCCCACGACGGCGCGACCGTCGCGAACATCAACCCCGTCGACGGACAGACGCTGGCCGAGGTCTCAGCTGCGGGCAGCCCCGACGTAGACAGGGCCGTCGAGGCAGCGCGGCGTCAGTTCGACTCCGGCCAATGGTCGTCGATGTCTGGGGCGGATCGAGCAGGTCTCCTGCAGCGTCTCGCTGATCTTATGGACCGCGACGCCGAGAAGCTGTCGACCATCCAGTCGTTCGAGAACGGAGCGCCGAGGCTCGCCGGCGCGATGTTCGACGTGCCCGGCTCGGCAGCGACGCTACGGTATTTCGCTGGCTGGGCCGACAAACTGACCGGGACAGTCATCCCGACGCCGGGCTTCATGGGGCGCGAAATGCTGTCCTACACGGTGCGCCAGCCGCGAGGAGTCATGGCCGCCATTGTCCCCTGGAACACGCCGCTCGCCGCGAGTATCAACAAGCTCGCCCCCGCTCTCGCGGCCGGGTGCACTGTCGTACTGAAGCCGTCGGAGGAAGCGCAGCTCGCGGTCCACTATCTCGGCCTCCTGATCCAGGAAGCGGGCATTCCCGACGGGACGGTCAACATCGTCACCGGTGTCGGCCAGGTCGCCGGAGCCGCGCTCGTCGCCCACCCCGGCGTTGACCACATTTCATTCACAGGCAGCCCAGAAATCGGCAAGCAGATCGCCCGCACCGCGGCGGACAGCCTCACACACGTCACGTTGGAACTCGGAGGGAAGTCACCTCAGCTCGTTTTCGCTGACGCGGACATCCGCCGCGCACTTCAAGACACCGCGACCGGTCTTTTCGTGAACCAGGGGCAGATCTGCGCCGCCGCATCGCGTGTTCTCGTGCACCGCGACGTCTATCGCGAATTCGTCGACGGCCTGGGCGCTGCGGCCGCGTCCATGCGGGTGGGGGATCCGAACGTCTCCGGCAATCAGCTGGGGCCGGTCATCAGTCAACGTCAGCTGGACCGGGTGCTCGGCTACATTCACGCTGGCAAGGAGGAAGGCGCTCGCCTTGTCGCCGGAGGGTCGCGCGTGGGGAGCAAGGGCTTCTTCGTCGAACCTACGATCTTCGCTGATGCGACCAATGACATGACGATCGCGCGCGAAGAGATCTTCGGTCCGGTCGGTACGGTTATTCCCTTCGATGACGACGAGCATGCGCTCGCCCTTGCCAATGATTCTGCATATGGGCTCACCGCTACCGTGTGGACGAGCGACATCTCGCGCGCGCATTCGTTGGCTCACCGCCTCCGCTCCGGAACGGTGTGGATCAACGGGTGGGGTGCGGTAAATCCGGCCCTCCCGTGGACGGGGTTCAACGGCAGCGGAACTGGCACCGAGCTTGGCCTGCGCGGCCTGGAAGAGGTCACTGAGGAGAAGGTCGTGAGCGTGATGCTCTGA
- a CDS encoding ABC transporter substrate-binding protein gives MTKRNNLYRRIGVLFVGGIAFSVASGCANNPDAGNADGEQIDGPSLAIAVEQPVTGGWDPTQWTFLQYSQVSQAAYESLLHATVEGDFSPGLATDWGFESALEFRMSLREGVTFSDGEAFDAAAVKANLEYGKASDGRGAALVQAVDSVDVVDEYEVVIHLSTPVPDLELILSQNMGMMVSPAALGKPADLVNAPVGAGPYVFDAAESIEDYSYVFTKNPDYWDADNVEFSELTFRVMSDAQAAFSALQAGEVNLSWATQLDADAAESAGINVYESAGPTVAGQFVDLNGELNPGLADERVRQAINYAINREAIAENVIMGSPTSQMFSPESDSFVDALDDAYPYDPERAKQLLVEAGYADGFTFAVGSVAAHQVPLQAVAEDLAAVGVTLEMELPQLAEFVPAAISGKFPAVFAPVSFASPSLDFQNFISTEGSKNTRKYEDADLIAALDDSAFLELEERTVEYQKINTVLTEEAWFFPVVRMNAYYFYDETVDGLERPVGHPLPTIRTLHPSSE, from the coding sequence ATGACGAAACGTAATAACCTGTACCGGAGAATCGGCGTGCTGTTTGTTGGCGGGATCGCATTTTCCGTGGCGAGTGGGTGCGCAAATAATCCCGACGCGGGAAACGCCGACGGTGAGCAAATCGATGGTCCGTCATTAGCGATCGCCGTCGAACAACCGGTCACCGGAGGGTGGGATCCAACCCAATGGACATTCTTGCAGTACTCGCAGGTTTCGCAAGCGGCGTATGAGAGTCTTCTGCACGCTACTGTCGAGGGCGACTTCTCTCCAGGGCTTGCCACCGACTGGGGCTTTGAGTCTGCCCTCGAGTTTCGAATGTCCCTCCGAGAGGGCGTCACCTTCAGTGACGGCGAGGCGTTCGACGCCGCCGCTGTCAAGGCCAACCTCGAGTACGGCAAGGCGTCGGACGGCAGAGGCGCCGCTCTCGTTCAAGCTGTCGACTCGGTGGACGTCGTTGACGAATACGAGGTGGTCATTCATCTGAGCACTCCTGTGCCGGATCTGGAGCTGATTCTGAGTCAGAACATGGGGATGATGGTCAGCCCCGCCGCGCTGGGGAAGCCCGCGGACCTCGTCAACGCGCCAGTCGGGGCCGGCCCATACGTTTTCGACGCCGCGGAATCAATCGAAGACTACTCGTACGTGTTCACCAAGAACCCTGACTACTGGGATGCCGACAATGTCGAATTCTCTGAACTCACCTTTCGCGTGATGTCAGACGCGCAAGCGGCCTTCAGTGCGCTGCAGGCAGGGGAGGTGAATCTCTCCTGGGCGACCCAGCTCGACGCGGATGCCGCGGAGTCTGCTGGCATCAACGTCTACGAGTCCGCTGGTCCGACGGTAGCTGGACAGTTCGTCGACTTGAATGGTGAACTGAACCCGGGTCTCGCAGACGAGCGTGTCCGGCAGGCGATCAACTACGCGATCAACCGTGAAGCAATCGCGGAGAACGTCATCATGGGATCGCCGACAAGCCAAATGTTTAGTCCTGAATCTGATTCGTTCGTTGACGCCCTCGACGACGCTTATCCATATGACCCGGAACGCGCTAAGCAGCTTCTCGTCGAGGCGGGCTATGCGGACGGGTTCACGTTCGCCGTCGGTTCCGTGGCGGCTCACCAGGTTCCTCTTCAGGCCGTGGCCGAGGACTTGGCTGCAGTAGGCGTGACACTTGAAATGGAGCTGCCACAGTTGGCGGAATTCGTCCCTGCGGCTATCAGCGGAAAGTTTCCCGCTGTGTTCGCTCCCGTATCATTCGCAAGTCCGTCACTCGACTTTCAGAATTTCATTTCCACGGAGGGCTCGAAGAACACCCGAAAGTACGAGGATGCGGATCTGATCGCGGCGCTGGATGACTCAGCGTTCCTGGAGCTCGAAGAGCGAACGGTCGAATACCAGAAGATCAACACCGTCCTCACAGAAGAAGCGTGGTTCTTCCCGGTCGTTCGGATGAATGCTTACTACTTCTACGACGAGACCGTGGACGGTCTCGAGCGGCCGGTGGGTCACCCGCTCCCAACGATCCGCACTCTGCACCCGAGTTCTGAATGA
- a CDS encoding DUF6458 family protein, with product MLVFGIILMVIGAIVAWAVPGIWRLEGFDWALIGYILLAAGAVLTILGIVQLVRRGRATTTTHTAVDPAAGTRTDHVERRDDLT from the coding sequence ATGCTGGTATTCGGAATCATTCTGATGGTGATCGGCGCGATCGTCGCATGGGCGGTGCCGGGCATCTGGCGACTCGAGGGCTTCGACTGGGCGCTCATCGGCTACATCCTGCTCGCAGCGGGGGCGGTGCTCACCATCCTTGGGATCGTGCAGCTGGTGCGGCGCGGACGCGCGACCACGACGACGCACACGGCCGTGGATCCTGCGGCGGGCACGCGTACGGACCACGTCGAGCGGCGCGACGACCTCACCTGA
- a CDS encoding GMC family oxidoreductase gives MKGQPEMSSNPTVQWDYIVVGGGTSGAIMASRLSEDPSVRVLVLEAGPDFPASEAPSDFSGIDLEAIGRLAEYPDLYWPQVVARPNGTQEPMLYERGRGVGGSSSINAMVALRGSSEDYDSWAAEGASGWAFADVLTSFRRLERDLDFPESDFHSSTGPIPIYREPESEWGGIDRALKESALLAGHPWTEDANAPDATGVSPVPANYQDGKRVSTNAGYLEAARSRSNITIKGDVLVDRVLITDSVTRGVQLADGSTHRVAEGGEVILSAGAINSPTILQRSGIGPADLLAQLGIDVVADLPVGDGLQDHAGVWLAFPSTDAARRSTSPRPTHILLRYSSNIGESRPNDMMMMGANEAFFPGQHGSALGVILHQPFSRGSVRITSTDPAVGPEVDMNLLQHPADRARISDGLRRAHELLESPPFSEYVVRQPARLDEEAQRARAMWVWHASSTCRMGGADSAQAVVGPDARVRGVDGLRVADASIMPSVPSAPTNIAAMMIGEHVAAIIRRDIRASRN, from the coding sequence ATGAAAGGTCAACCAGAAATGTCATCGAACCCGACTGTCCAATGGGACTACATCGTCGTGGGTGGGGGCACAAGCGGCGCGATCATGGCCTCCCGCTTGAGTGAGGACCCTTCAGTGCGCGTACTCGTTCTGGAGGCCGGTCCAGATTTTCCTGCTTCCGAGGCGCCGTCTGATTTCAGCGGCATCGATCTTGAGGCCATTGGTCGTCTCGCGGAATATCCGGACCTGTACTGGCCGCAGGTGGTTGCGCGTCCGAACGGCACGCAGGAGCCGATGCTCTACGAGAGGGGGCGCGGCGTGGGCGGGAGCTCATCCATCAATGCCATGGTCGCGCTCCGGGGCTCGTCCGAGGACTACGATTCGTGGGCCGCTGAGGGGGCGTCCGGCTGGGCTTTCGCCGACGTGCTGACATCCTTCCGTCGGTTGGAACGGGACCTTGATTTCCCCGAATCAGATTTCCATAGCTCAACCGGGCCGATTCCCATCTATCGCGAGCCCGAGTCCGAGTGGGGAGGGATCGACCGAGCGCTCAAAGAATCGGCGCTTCTCGCCGGTCACCCATGGACTGAGGACGCGAATGCGCCCGACGCGACCGGCGTCTCCCCGGTGCCGGCGAACTACCAGGACGGCAAGAGGGTGTCGACGAACGCCGGTTACCTTGAGGCCGCGCGATCGCGCTCGAACATCACGATCAAGGGTGACGTGCTCGTCGACCGGGTACTCATCACCGATAGCGTCACGCGTGGAGTGCAGTTGGCGGACGGCTCGACCCACCGCGTCGCAGAGGGCGGCGAGGTGATCCTCAGCGCGGGAGCCATCAACTCACCGACCATCTTGCAGCGGTCAGGCATCGGCCCCGCTGACCTGCTCGCGCAGCTCGGGATCGATGTTGTCGCGGATCTCCCGGTTGGGGACGGTCTTCAAGACCACGCTGGTGTGTGGCTGGCCTTCCCCTCGACCGACGCAGCGCGACGCAGCACGAGTCCTCGTCCCACGCACATCCTGCTTCGTTACAGCTCGAACATCGGTGAATCGCGGCCCAATGACATGATGATGATGGGCGCGAACGAGGCGTTCTTCCCTGGGCAGCACGGGTCAGCGCTGGGTGTCATTCTGCACCAGCCCTTCTCCCGTGGGTCGGTCCGAATCACCTCGACCGATCCGGCGGTCGGCCCCGAGGTCGACATGAACCTGCTGCAGCATCCTGCCGATCGCGCCCGCATTTCCGACGGGCTGCGGCGGGCTCACGAGCTCTTGGAGAGTCCGCCCTTCAGTGAATACGTCGTGCGGCAGCCCGCACGTCTCGACGAAGAGGCGCAGCGAGCACGGGCGATGTGGGTGTGGCACGCATCCTCCACGTGCCGCATGGGCGGTGCTGATTCCGCGCAGGCGGTCGTGGGTCCTGACGCGCGCGTGCGGGGGGTCGATGGACTTCGAGTTGCGGACGCATCGATCATGCCATCGGTGCCCAGCGCGCCGACGAATATCGCAGCGATGATGATCGGGGAACACGTCGCCGCCATCATTCGACGCGACATCAGGGCTTCACGTAATTGA